The Streptococcus marmotae genome contains the following window.
AGTGTGGCTTTTGCGAAACGTCTAGCAGATGATTTAGAAACAGGCTGGGTGGTCAACCTTAGTCATCGTGATAAAGACAGACGAAAGGAAACGGTTAATCGTTCATGAGAAAGCCTAGAATTACAGTCATTGGAGGTGGGACAGGCATTCCAGTGATTCTAAAAAGTCTGCGGGATAAGGATGTGGATATTACTGCCATTGTAACCGTAGCAGATGATGGTGGATCTTCTGGTGAAATCCGTCAGGCCTTACAGATGACACCGCCCGGTGATTTAAGAAATGTCTTGCTCGCCATGTCTGATATGCCAAAGCTCTATGAGCGTATTTTCCAATATCGGTTTGCAGAAACGGATGGAGCCCTAGCAGGGCATCCGTTAGGAAATCTAATCATCGCTGGTATCTCTGAAATGCAGGGCTCGACCTATCATGCGATGCAGTTGCTATCAAAATTTTTCCACACGACTGGTAAAATTTATCCTTCCAGTGAGAATGCCTTGACACTTCATGCGGTTTTTACAGATGGTCACGAGGTGGTAGGAGAAAGTAAGATTGCTGGGTATAAGGGGATGATTGATCGTGTTTTTGTGACCAACTCATACAACCAAGATGAACCAACCGCTAGTCGGAAGGTGGTTGAGAGTATTTTAGAAAGCGATATGATTGTCTTGGGGCCAGGTTCTTTATTCACTTCCATTTTGCCTAATTTAATGATTTCAGAGATTGGGCAGGCCTTAAAAGAAACCAAGGCAGATGTGACCTATGTTTGTAACATTATGACCCAGAGAGGGGAAACGGAATTTTTTAGTGATGCAGACCATGTGCGCGTGTTGAACAAGCATTTAGGGGACAATGTGATTGATACGGTTCTTGTCAATATAGAGCCGGTTCCAAAAGAATACATGAATACCTACCAATTTGATGAATACTTGGTGCAGGTAAAACATGATTTTACAGGTCTGCAAGCACAAGCCCAGCGTGTCATTTCTTCAAATTTCTTGCGCTTGGAAAATGGCGGAGCCTTTCATGACGGGGACTTAGTGGTCGAAGAACTCTTGAAAATTTTACAGGTGAAATCATGAGTTTTAGTGTGCAGGTGAAAGAAGAAATCATCAGTCATGGTCAGACTGAAAAGAGTGAATTAGCAGCTATGATTAAACTATCTGGCAGTCTCGGTTTGGCTTCAACTGGTTTGACCTTGTCGATTAGCAGCGAAAACGCCAAGATTGCCCGCCACCTCTATGAGATGCTCTATCATTTTTATGAGGTTAAGGCTGAAATTCGTCATCATCAAAAGACAAATCTTCGAAAGAACCGTGTTTATACGGTATTTTTAGAGGAGGAGGTCAATGCGATTTTAGATGATCTCTACCTAGCAGATAGTTTCTTTGGTTTGGAAACGGGGATTGCACCTGCTATTTTGGAAAATGATAGCTGGAGCCAGTCCTATCTACGAGGCGCCTTTTTAGCGAGTGGTTCGGTGAAAGATCCTGAAACAGGTAAATACCAGCTGGAAATTGCTTCCATCTATGAAGATCATGCTCATGACTTGGCTAATTTGCTGCAAAAATTTCTCTTGGATGGTAAAGTCATTGAGCGCTCTAAAGGGAGTATTACCTATTTGCAGCGTGCAGAAGATATTATGGACTTTCTCTTAATCGTTGGGGCAGAAGAAGCAAAGACAGAATTTGAAAATGTCAAATTGCTTCGGGAAACACGCAATGATCTCAACCGAGCTATTAATGCAGAGGCTGCTAACATTGCTCGAACTGTTACGGCCAGTATGAAAACAATCAACAATATTTCTAAGATTATGGAAAGCATTGGCTTAGATCAGTTACCGTCTGATTTGCAAGAAGTCGCTCAATTGCGGATTCAACATCCAGACTATTCGATTCAGCAGTTGGCAGATAGTCTTTCAAAACCAATCACAAAGAGCGGCCTCAATCACCGACTGCGTAAAATCAATAAAATTGCGGATGAATTATAAAAATCAGGTTGGACTTGAAACGAGTCTGCTGAAAAGATATGGACTCTATAATTTTTGTGGTGGGTAAATCCACTGTGGAGATTATAGAGCTTTTTGACTACGCGAAAAGTCCCATAAAACTTATCATGAAAAGCGATTAAAAACTCATTAGAAAGGATCTTATGGAACGCTTCAATAATATCACGCAACTCATCGGAATGAAAGATGAAAAAGGCCGGACAAAAATGAACCGCATCCCAAAAGTTAGACTGAGAATCTAACGTCTGGGGTGCGGTTCATTTACCATCAGAGGTTGTTGTTTCATTTATGATAAAACTTATTGTGTTGGTAGTTGGGGTCAAAGGTGACATTAATACCGAGTTTGCGGAGGACATTGCGGTCTTCTTCTGGAAGCGTTACGGTAGAGTGGCATTCGCTGCCGCTTAAATTGCCTAATTGTTTCATGGCAAGATCTGCTTCTGGCTTGTTCATAGCAGTAATGGCAAGGGCAATCAGTAGTTCGCTAGAGTGCAGACGTGGATTACGGTTGCCTAGATGATTGATTTTGAGGTTTTGAATTGGTTTGACATACTCTGGTTCAATCAAGTGTGTTGCCTTGTCAATATTAGCTAAATTTTTAATGGCATTGATGATGACAGCCGCAGATGGACCAAAGAGGTCAGAGGTTTTACCTGTGACAATCTCACCATTAGGCAGTTCAATGGCAAGAGCTGGCTGACCGGTTGCTTCTGCTTTGGCACGCGCTGCAATAGTTACCTTGCGGTCGCTTGGTGAAACACCCACTTCGTTCATCAAGAGTTCAATTTTTTTCACAGCAGATGCTGGAACTCGTTCAGCCTTGAAGTCTACCAAGGTTTGATAGTAGCGGCGGATAATTTCTTCTTTTGATGCGGCAATGGCTGCCTCTTCATCGACAATCGAGTAGCCCACCATATTGACACCCATGTCCGTCGGTGATGCGTATGGAGATTTAGCTAAAATACGCTCAAAGGTTCGATTAAGAACAGGGAAGACTTCGATGTCACGGTTGTAGTTGATTGCTGTTTTGCCGTAGGTTTGCAAATGGAAGGGGTCAATCATATTGAGGTCATCTAGGTCAGCAGTTGCTGCTTCGTAGGCCAGATTGACAGGATGATGAAGCGGTAAATTCCAGACAGGGAAGGTTTCAAATTTGGCATAGCCTGCCTTGATACCGTGCAATTGGTCATGGTAGAGTTGCGAGATACAAGTTGCGAGCTTTCCAGAACCAGGACCAGGTGCGGTCACGACAATCAGATTGCGACTCGTTTCGATATAGTCATTTTTACCCATACCTTCTGGTGAAATAATGTAGTCAATATCAGATGGATATCCCTTGATTGGATAGTGGAGATAGGACTGGATACCATTTTTTTCTAATTGATGACGGAAAGCGTCAGCAGCTGGTTGATTGGTGTACTGGGTAATGACGACAGAGCCGACATAGATTCCCAAGTCGTTAAAGGTATCAATCAAGCGCAGCACTTCTTGGTCGTAGGAAATGCCTAAATCACCACGGGCCTTAGAATGTTCAATGTTACTTGCATTAATGGCAATGACAATCTCAACCTGCTCTTTTAATTCTTGAAGGAGCTTAATTTTATTGTCAGGCTCATAACCAGGAAGCACACGGGCGGCATGGAAATCTTCTAGCATTTTTCCGCCAAATTCCATATACAATTTTCCGTCAAACTGCTGGATACGCTCTAAAATATGGTCACGTTGTAGTTGTAAGTATTTTGTTGAATCAAAAGCAATTTTTTTCACATTTTTCACCTCTTTTAAGATTATAATAAAAAGTTTTCAAAAAGAAAACGATTTACCGTTATTTCATGGAAAATATATTTATATGCAATAGATGATAGTGTCATTTTATGCTTAAAAAGTTCAGCAATGCTAAGTTCTTTAATGCAGAAAACAAGACAGTCAAGTTTGATACCGATAAAGGGTTTGTTTTGGAGAAATGATTGCAAAGATAGTTAGAATCCAAGGCGTCTAGTAGAGCTTTGAAAGGTAGCAACTACGGTGGAGGGTCGATAGGACAGAAGAGTTAGTTCTATGATGCCCAGCTTATCATCACTTTCTGCTTGGGCAGTTAGTTAGCAAAGAAAGAAGACAGATCTGTATTTTCAACATAATTGTGAAAATGGATTTCACTATTTACTTTGTATATAGGTTGTCGTGAAGATTACCCACGACAAACGCATGAATAAAATATCGCTTTCAGATAAGAGTTTCATAATTTAAGATTGAATCCTCTGCTATACTAGAGATAGTGGAGGATTTTGTTATGAATGGGCTACTCGATTTTTTGATACATGTCCGTGATGACAGAGAACCATGGAAAATCAAGCACCTCTTATCAGATATTGTGCTACTTATTTTCTTTGCACGTCTATCAGGTGCAGAATATTGGGATGAAATTGAGGAGTTTGGGAAATGCCTACGAGTCTTCCTTGCGAACTGTGTTGGAGTTAGAAAATGGGATTCCGTCTCATGATACGCTCCAATGTGTCTTTGCGACCCTAAATCCCCAAGTTCTAGTAGAAGTAACACAGATGTAGTCTGCTCTCCTTGAAGAAGCAGAACTATCAGCTAAGAGTTTTACTCGATTTTCGAAACGCCTGATAGCGATTGACGGAAAGATGATTCGAGGGAATGCCAGCCCAAGGCAGAAAGCCTTGCATATTGTCTCAGCTTATGCGACAGACTTAGGGATTTCCTATGGTCAAGTAGCGACAGATGAAAAGTCTAATGAAATCACAGCGATACCAGAGTTATTAGACATGATTTCAGTGAAGGGCTGTATGATAAGCCTTGATGCCATGGGAACCCAGAAGGCTATTGCGGATAAGATTATCAAGAAGAAGGCTAGCCGTAAAAGATAATCAGAGGAGCCTTCTAGCAGATATTCGGCCCTTTTTCGAGGTAGATACTGAGCGAGATGATAGCTATGAGACGCTTGAGAAAGCACATGGTCAAATCGAGTTGAGACAGTATGAGGTCATCAACAATACTCGTTGGCTCCGGAAAGCCCATCCAGAATGGGGTCATATTCAGAGTATAGGACGAGCTCATATTCACATCACCAAGAATGGTCAAGAGAGTGAAGAAACCCGCTACTTTATCTTGAGTAGTCAGGTTAGCGCCAAGGAATTATGCGACTATGTACGCGGTCATTGGCAGATAGAGAGCCTGCATTGGCTGTTAGATGTTGTTTTTCGAGAAGATGCGAATAAGACATTGAACAAGCAATTAGCGTTTAATTTGAATGTAATGGACAAATTCTGCCTCGCTGTCCTAAAACGGCTGGATTTTGGAAAGAAAATGAGCATGCGACGCAAGAAATATGCCCTTAGTCTATCCTTTGACCAGTATTTGAAACGACTATTTTAAATCAAAAAAGTGTTTGAGGGAGAAAAAGGGAGAAGAACGTTTCATGCGTTTGGCGTGGTTTTTACTTGATACCAGTAGCATTTTGGGTATAATTTAATTAGAAGTAGTCGGAGAGTAGTACCGACTCTAAAAAGAAAATACTCTAAAGTTGATGTAGTCGTAAGGGTCGCGACTCTAAAAAGAAAGGCCCTTTTTTCGTATGATATTAGATGAGTTTCAAGAAAATCATGCGCGTGGACATGGTGTTATGGTTCTTGATATCAATAATCAGCTGATTGCAATTCTGCTTCGATCTGGTATTTCTGAGAATCTTAGGAACTCAAGCCATTTATTCCCTTACAAAACCTATAGACGTCACGATGGGAAAATGTGCTTAAAGGCCTTAGACTTTAGTAAGTTGACTATTATTGATGAAAAATATATTGACAACTCAAGGATATATCACTTTAAAAATCCCAATGAGAAATCTTTTTACTTGAAAAATTCAAATCGTATCTTTTCACGAGTTAAGAACTACATAAACAAGTATATTAAGATTTGCTCAAAAATTGAAAATGGAGGTACTGTCACCTTTAGAACTTTGAGCCCATATCGATTTAGCACTCTACGTAACTTTCATGATGAATTAGGACCAGCTTGGATTTCTCTTTTTAATGTTGTTTGCGTTCACATTATCTAGATAACGTATCGAAAAAGGCTAGTGTTGATATGAATAGGGGATGAGCAGTTGGATTTATAAAACATCATCAATAGTTGTTTACTACTCATTCATAAAGGACGTGTCAGAAAAGGCACGCCTTTTTTATCGATATGTGATATAATGGGAGAAGAAATTCGGGGATTTTTTGCACACCCCTACAAGGATAAAGGTTAAATTGTATGATTAAGTTGATAGCAACGGATATGGATGGAACATTTCTTCGTGAGGATCATCAGTTCAATCGAGATCGTTTTCGTAAGATATTGGATCAATTCCATCAAAAAGGCTATCTTTTTGCAGCAGCAAGCGGGCGTTCCTTGTTGAGTTTGCAAGCTGTTTTCCAAGGCTTTGAAGATGAAATGGCATTTATTGCGGAAAATGGCTCAATCGTATCCTACAAAGGAGACATAATTTTTGAAGATCAACCCATTGAACCGACAGTGTATATGGAGATTGTCCGTCGATTATCAGCCAGTCCATACGGTCAAAAAAGTTGTGTCGTCCTATCAGGGAAAAATAAAGCCTATCTCTTAAAGAGTGGAGATAGAGAGTTCATAGAGAGGATTTCCCCCTTTTATGTGAAGACGAGTCTCGTGTCGGATTTTTCGGAAGTGACAGAAGATATTGTCAAGATTGTAGTCACTTTTCCAAGTGAGGAAGTAGAAGTGGCACAAGAATGGCTGAATCAAGAGTTTGATGGCGTAACAGCTGTTACGACTGGTTTTAATTCAGTTGATATTATTCTATCAGATAGTCATAAGGCGGTTGGAATGTCCAAATTATGTGAGTATTGTGGTCTAGAAGCGGCTGATGTGGTAGCCTTTGGGGACAATCAAAATGATTTGGAAATGCTTGAATTTGCAGGGATAGCCCTTGCAACTAGTAATGCGAGGCCAGAAGTAAAAAAGATAGCGGATAGGGTCATTGGCCATTGCAATGATGAAGCGGTCTTGACGTATATAGAGGAGATGTTAAATGAGTATTAAATTGATTGCCTTAGATTTGGACGGAACCTTGTTGACGTCTGATAAGCGGATTTCAGATAAGAACAAAAAAGCCTTGCAAGTAGCTAGAGAAAAGGGTGTTTATGTGGTTTTGACAACCGGGCGGCCCTTAAAAGCGATTGAACAATTTCTGGCAGAATTGGATTTGCTTGGAGAAGGACAGTATTCAATTACGTTTAATGGTGGGTTGGTTCAAGAAAATACAGGTCGTATTTTAGAAGAGACAGGATTTTCTGTTGAAGATGTGCGTGTGATTCGTGAGGTGACCAACCAGCTTGAATTGCCACTTGATGCGATTCACGGTGGAGATGTCTATTCCTTAGATGCGGCGCGTGCCTCACTCTATTCGACTTGCAATCCACTTTTACAGATTATTCCAACGACAGATGCCACTCTTCCTGAAGACGTAACGTATAATAAAGCCGTAACAGCAGTTGATGCAGTATTTTTAGACCAACAGATTGCGAAATTACCAGCATTTTTGTATGAACGCTTTGAAATTTTTAAGTCACGGAATATTCTCTTGGAATGGAGTCCAAAGGGAGTTCACAAGGCAAACGGTCTTGCCAAGTTGATTGAACATTTAGGAATTGATCGATCAGAAGTAATGGCCTGTGGTGATGAAGAAAATGATCTCAGTATGGTCGAATGGGCTGGACTCGGTGTTGCAATGGCAAACGCCAGCTCAAAACTAAAAGAAGTTGCTAAGGTGGTGTTACCAGTTACTAATGATGAAGACGGCATTGCTTGGGCAATTGAACAATATGTAGTAAGTGAGGAAGAAGATGGGACTATTTGAACGCTTGTTTGGTCACAAGGAAAAAGAAGAACTCGCTCTGTCAGAAGAAAACCAGATACAAGAGGAGACAGCAGATCGTGGTGATAGAGCAGAGGCGCTAGATGATATAGAGCAGCCCCATGCAGTGGCTGAGGGAATTGAGGAGCCGGCTGAGACTGCCGAGGAATTGCCTAAGGAAATGCCGGAAGAAGAGGTTTCCGTTGAAGCCATTCATTCGGAACCTGCTGATGAACCTCTAGATGCGCAAAAGCAGCGTACACTGGACTTTATGGCAGAATATTACGCCGCCAAGGAAGCGGCTGCTCTTCGGATTCGGGAAGCACAAGAACAAGGAGTGAATCCTGCTGTTCAAACGAAAAATGAGCCAGCAGTAGAAGAAGGATTAGCGCCTGAGAGTGAAGAGGAAAAATACCAACGGACTCTCAAGAAAACTCGGACAGGCTTTGGAGCTAAGCTCAATCAATTCTTTGCGAACTTCCGTTCAGTAGATGAGGAATTCTTTGAGGAATTAGAGGAATTGCTCATTACAAGTGATGTCGGTGTACAGGTTGCTTCTAACTTAACAGAAGAGCTACGCTACGAAGCTCGCTTGGAAAATGCCAAAAGGCCCGAAGCCTTGCGCCGGTTGATTATCGAAAAATTGGTTGATATTTACGAAAAAGATGGTCAGTTTAGCGAGCAAATTGCCTTTCAAGATGGTCTGACAGTCATGCTCTTTGTCGGTGTTAATGGGGTTGGAAAAACAACCTCTATCGGGAAATTGGCGTATCGCTACAAGCAGGCTGGCAAGAAGGTCATGTTGGTTGCAGCAGATACTTTCCGTGCTGGTGCAGTAGCGCAATTGGTTGAGTGGGGTCGCCGTGTAGATGTGCCTGTTGTGACAGGACCAGAGAAATCAGATCCAGCTAGTGTGGTTTTTGACGGTATGGAAAAGGCCATGACAGAGCAGGTGGATATTCTCATGATTGACACAGCTGGTCGCCTGCAAAACAAGGAAAATCTCATGGCTGAGTTAGAAAAAATTGGTCGCATTATCAAGCGTAGTCTACCAGATGCTCCTCATGAAACCTTATTGGCTCTGGATGCCTCTACTGGTCAAAATGCTCTGGTTCAGGCTAAGGAGTTTTCAAAAATTACTCCCTTAACTGGCCTTGTTTTGACGAAATTGGATGGTACTGCGCGTGGTGGTGTCGTACTAGCTATTCGTCAAGAACTAGATATTCCAGTCAAACTGATTGGATTTGGTGAAAAGATTGATGATATCGGTGAATTTCATTCTGAATCTTTCATGAGAGGTCTGTTAGAAGGTTTAGTATAGTGAATTGACTAAAGGTTAGGACATCGTTATACTCTATAAAAATCAAAATCTGACTAGCTTCCACAATTGAGAATTGTGGAAGGCTGGAAATAAAACGAGCACAGCTCGCCCCTTGCAATTGAGAATTGTGGAAGGCTGGAAATAAAACGAGCACAGCTCGCCCCTTGCAATTGAGAATTGTGGAAGGCTGGAAATAGAACGAGCACAGCTCGTCTCCACTGAACCATCGTACTAATGCTAGCTGAGGCTTATTACATAATCCTTATTTCCAACCTTCAACAGTCCACTTGTTGAAGCAAGGTGAGTTAACGATGTCAGACTTTGATTTTTGACGAGTATTAAGTCGCTTTGATGAACGCCAGTTCCATCTGCAGCTCCTTATCCTATTCCTTTCTCAATCCACTATATAAGAAAAAATTCCAATCGGGTGATTGGAATTTTTGTATGTCATCTTACAGCAATCCGCGTTCACGATACCAGACATCTGGCGTCCAGACCCATTTGCTACCGTAGCTTTCTAATAAATCAAATGCGGCTTGTGGTCCCATGCTTCCTGCTGGATAGTAGTGGAGAGGGACTTGGTTGTCTTGCCAGATTCGGATGACCTGATCGATAAATTGCCAGCTGGCCTTGACCTCTTCCCAATGACTGAAGTTGGTGGAATCACCATGTAAGACATCAAAGAAGAGCTTTTCGTAGGCTTCTGGTGAATTGCCAAGAGCTGTTGCATTGTGGCGGAAGTCTAATTTTGCAGGTGTAAGGGCAAAGTGAGATCCGACTTCTTTTCCATTGATAGATAGTGAGAAACCTTCCGTTGGCTGAATGTAAATGGTTAAGATATTTTTTTCTGCTTGCTGTCCAAAAATATCATGTGCCTGTTTGAAGACAATGGTAATCCGTGTCCCTTTTTCGGTCAAGCGTTTGCCTGTACGGAAGAAGAATGGCACATCTCGAAATGTATCTGTATCGACAAAGAAAACACCACTTGCAAAGGTTTCTGTCTGAGAATTTGCTGCGATATTTGGCTCTTCTAAATAGCTTATATAGTCTTTGCCGTCAATATGCCCAGCCGTGTATTGCCCCCTGATGAAATTGCGTTTAATTTCCTCATCTGTCTGTTGTTTCAGATATTGGAAAACCTTGATTTTCTCTGCTCGTACATCGGCTTCCTGAAAGCTAGCGGGCTTATCCATAGCAAGTAGTGATAGAACTTGCAGAGCATGGTTTTGAATCATGTCTTTCAAGGCGCCTGAATGGTCATAATACCCTCCACGGTCCTCAACACCAATCGATTCTGCGAAGTTGATTTGTACGGATTCGATATAATTGCGATTCCAAATGTGTTCAAAAATGATATTAGCAAAGCGAACAGCAAAGATATTTTGGACCATTTCCTTGCCAAGGTAGTGGTCAATGCGGTAGATTTGTTCTTCTTCAAAGGTTTCTGCCAATTCCTGATTGAGTTTTTCTGCCGTCTCTAGGCTTGTCCCGAATGGTTTTTCAATGATTAAGCGCTCAAAGCCTTTTCCGTCAACAATTTGTTCGGATTTCAAATGTTTGGCAATAGTTCCGAAAAATTCAGGGGCCATAGAGAGGAAGAAGACTTTGTTATGCTCAGTTTGGTATTTTGCGCCCAATTCTTCCTGTAATTGTTTCAGGGCGATGTAGTGTTCAGTATCATTGACATCGTGGCTCTGGTAGTAGAAATGACTGGCGAATTCATGTGCCTGACGCGTATTGTCTGGTAAATCTCCGAGCGATTCAATGACAATTTGTTCAAAATAGTCCTTGGTCCAAGGACGGCGTGCTGTACCAATGACCGCAAAATGTTGCCCAATATGTCCAGCCTTATATAATCGAAACAGTGAGGGATAGAGTTTGCGTTTGGCAAGATCTCCACTCGCTCCAAAAATAGTAAATAATACGTGTGATGACATAAGTAAGTTCCAATCTGTAGAATTTATTAATTAGTATATCATAAATTGTCTGAAAATTCACCTAATACTCGTTAAAAATCAAAGAGAAAAAAGCCGAGCTTGAGCCCGGACTTGTATTTCCCACTTTTCATCGTTTTTATTATGAAAGCTCATTAGAAATGGCTATTTTAGAGAGATTTTTTCTGCTAAAAGATACGGTAAACATAAGGATTTTTCGGTTGCTTAATCTTGACACATTCTGTTAGTTCAAGCGTTGGAAGAGCTTGCTGAAGGGAACTATGATAGGAAAGTTGAATGATTCCCTTAGCTGCAACCCAGGTATTGTCTTGAAATTGGGTGTCTTGGCCAGTTGACAGGAGCCCGTAGACACCGGAGTCAGCAATACAATGGATAATCCCAAATCGGAAGAGAAATTGTTGGTTGGCATTATCAGGGTCATTGTAGACAAAGCCTACCATTTCAATTGTTTTGCCAACAAATTCATTCGGATAATCATAGATAGCTTCCATGACTTCCATGTAATTTTCGCTGGTTACACGAATGGTTTCTTGACTCAGATACCGCTCAGCCACCTTACGCATTTCAGCTTGGTAACTGGACTTGGTGAAATAAGCAGAGGTATCGGGCTTCAAGTATTGAACAGTTGTTCCTTCTTGTTCTTGTATGGCAGCATTATTTCCTGCTGCGAGAGGAAAATGGTAGCCCTTAGCAGCTACTGTTGTCGAATCTAAGTGAACTGTTGGAAAGCCCCAAGCAACAAGAAGTGGAATCAGCAGCAGGCCGATACTGGTTAACTTAGCGATTTTTGTAGAAAGATGGCTATGCGTTTCCATTTGCTTCATCCAAATATAGAGCTGGACAAGGGCTAGGACAAAGGTTAATACCATGGAGAGATAGGCCAAATAAGAATAGTGGAGATTGATATACTGATCCAATTTTCCAGAAATGTAGAGATAGAGAGTCATTTCAAAATAACCCGCTAGAATTAAGAAACGAACCATACTAAATACCTCCTAGCACAAGACAATACAAGACGATAACAACCGAGATAATGCTGATAAATTGCAGAATAAAGGATGTCTTAAAGGAATGCTTCATCATGATGAGATTTTTAATGTCAATCATGGGGCCGATAACGAGAAAGGCCATGACAGGAGCAAAACCAAAGGTCGCAAGCAATGAAGAACCGATAAAGGCATCGGCTTCTGAGCAGAGCGATAGTAAAAAGGCAAGCAACATCATCAAGAGAATAGCCGTTATTGGATTGTGGCCGATTTTGGTCAAGATACTGGTTGGAATGTAAACTTGCACAAGACTGGCGAATAGGCAACCAAAAATCAGATAGCGACCGGTATCGAAAAATTCATCAATACTCTGTACCAAGGCTTGACCAACTTTTTTCCAACCTGTTAGATGGGAAAAGTGATGTTCATGCAGGGGTATCGCAGTCTCTTTTACAATCGAATCTGTCCGTATAAAACCGAGAAATAGCCCCAAAACCAGTGCTACAAGGATGGAACCAAGGGCACGATAGAGGGCAAATTTGATCGAATTTCCAAAGGCAGTAAAAGTGGCAAATAAGACAATGGGGTTGATAACGGGCGCTGTTGCCAAAAAGGGAATAGCTGTATAAGTAGGAACTTTTTTTTCCAGTAATCGATTGACAATGGGGACAATGCCACATTCACAAGAAGGAAAAATAAAGCCGATAAAGGTTCCGAATAAAATTCTCAAAAAACGATTTTGAGGTAAGGCCTGATGAACACGGTCTGGTGTTACATAGACCTCGATAAAACCTGAAATCAAGGAACCAATGAGAACAAAAGGCAGAGCCTCGATGACA
Protein-coding sequences here:
- a CDS encoding Cof-type HAD-IIB family hydrolase — encoded protein: MSIKLIALDLDGTLLTSDKRISDKNKKALQVAREKGVYVVLTTGRPLKAIEQFLAELDLLGEGQYSITFNGGLVQENTGRILEETGFSVEDVRVIREVTNQLELPLDAIHGGDVYSLDAARASLYSTCNPLLQIIPTTDATLPEDVTYNKAVTAVDAVFLDQQIAKLPAFLYERFEIFKSRNILLEWSPKGVHKANGLAKLIEHLGIDRSEVMACGDEENDLSMVEWAGLGVAMANASSKLKEVAKVVLPVTNDEDGIAWAIEQYVVSEEEDGTI
- a CDS encoding Cof-type HAD-IIB family hydrolase, which gives rise to MIKLIATDMDGTFLREDHQFNRDRFRKILDQFHQKGYLFAAASGRSLLSLQAVFQGFEDEMAFIAENGSIVSYKGDIIFEDQPIEPTVYMEIVRRLSASPYGQKSCVVLSGKNKAYLLKSGDREFIERISPFYVKTSLVSDFSEVTEDIVKIVVTFPSEEVEVAQEWLNQEFDGVTAVTTGFNSVDIILSDSHKAVGMSKLCEYCGLEAADVVAFGDNQNDLEMLEFAGIALATSNARPEVKKIADRVIGHCNDEAVLTYIEEMLNEY
- the zwf gene encoding glucose-6-phosphate dehydrogenase, with the translated sequence MSSHVLFTIFGASGDLAKRKLYPSLFRLYKAGHIGQHFAVIGTARRPWTKDYFEQIVIESLGDLPDNTRQAHEFASHFYYQSHDVNDTEHYIALKQLQEELGAKYQTEHNKVFFLSMAPEFFGTIAKHLKSEQIVDGKGFERLIIEKPFGTSLETAEKLNQELAETFEEEQIYRIDHYLGKEMVQNIFAVRFANIIFEHIWNRNYIESVQINFAESIGVEDRGGYYDHSGALKDMIQNHALQVLSLLAMDKPASFQEADVRAEKIKVFQYLKQQTDEEIKRNFIRGQYTAGHIDGKDYISYLEEPNIAANSQTETFASGVFFVDTDTFRDVPFFFRTGKRLTEKGTRITIVFKQAHDIFGQQAEKNILTIYIQPTEGFSLSINGKEVGSHFALTPAKLDFRHNATALGNSPEAYEKLFFDVLHGDSTNFSHWEEVKASWQFIDQVIRIWQDNQVPLHYYPAGSMGPQAAFDLLESYGSKWVWTPDVWYRERGLL
- a CDS encoding YvcK family protein, yielding MRKPRITVIGGGTGIPVILKSLRDKDVDITAIVTVADDGGSSGEIRQALQMTPPGDLRNVLLAMSDMPKLYERIFQYRFAETDGALAGHPLGNLIIAGISEMQGSTYHAMQLLSKFFHTTGKIYPSSENALTLHAVFTDGHEVVGESKIAGYKGMIDRVFVTNSYNQDEPTASRKVVESILESDMIVLGPGSLFTSILPNLMISEIGQALKETKADVTYVCNIMTQRGETEFFSDADHVRVLNKHLGDNVIDTVLVNIEPVPKEYMNTYQFDEYLVQVKHDFTGLQAQAQRVISSNFLRLENGGAFHDGDLVVEELLKILQVKS
- the whiA gene encoding DNA-binding protein WhiA → MSFSVQVKEEIISHGQTEKSELAAMIKLSGSLGLASTGLTLSISSENAKIARHLYEMLYHFYEVKAEIRHHQKTNLRKNRVYTVFLEEEVNAILDDLYLADSFFGLETGIAPAILENDSWSQSYLRGAFLASGSVKDPETGKYQLEIASIYEDHAHDLANLLQKFLLDGKVIERSKGSITYLQRAEDIMDFLLIVGAEEAKTEFENVKLLRETRNDLNRAINAEAANIARTVTASMKTINNISKIMESIGLDQLPSDLQEVAQLRIQHPDYSIQQLADSLSKPITKSGLNHRLRKINKIADEL
- a CDS encoding DUF1846 domain-containing protein produces the protein MKKIAFDSTKYLQLQRDHILERIQQFDGKLYMEFGGKMLEDFHAARVLPGYEPDNKIKLLQELKEQVEIVIAINASNIEHSKARGDLGISYDQEVLRLIDTFNDLGIYVGSVVITQYTNQPAADAFRHQLEKNGIQSYLHYPIKGYPSDIDYIISPEGMGKNDYIETSRNLIVVTAPGPGSGKLATCISQLYHDQLHGIKAGYAKFETFPVWNLPLHHPVNLAYEAATADLDDLNMIDPFHLQTYGKTAINYNRDIEVFPVLNRTFERILAKSPYASPTDMGVNMVGYSIVDEEAAIAASKEEIIRRYYQTLVDFKAERVPASAVKKIELLMNEVGVSPSDRKVTIAARAKAEATGQPALAIELPNGEIVTGKTSDLFGPSAAVIINAIKNLANIDKATHLIEPEYVKPIQNLKINHLGNRNPRLHSSELLIALAITAMNKPEADLAMKQLGNLSGSECHSTVTLPEEDRNVLRKLGINVTFDPNYQHNKFYHK
- the ftsY gene encoding signal recognition particle-docking protein FtsY, with amino-acid sequence MGLFERLFGHKEKEELALSEENQIQEETADRGDRAEALDDIEQPHAVAEGIEEPAETAEELPKEMPEEEVSVEAIHSEPADEPLDAQKQRTLDFMAEYYAAKEAAALRIREAQEQGVNPAVQTKNEPAVEEGLAPESEEEKYQRTLKKTRTGFGAKLNQFFANFRSVDEEFFEELEELLITSDVGVQVASNLTEELRYEARLENAKRPEALRRLIIEKLVDIYEKDGQFSEQIAFQDGLTVMLFVGVNGVGKTTSIGKLAYRYKQAGKKVMLVAADTFRAGAVAQLVEWGRRVDVPVVTGPEKSDPASVVFDGMEKAMTEQVDILMIDTAGRLQNKENLMAELEKIGRIIKRSLPDAPHETLLALDASTGQNALVQAKEFSKITPLTGLVLTKLDGTARGGVVLAIRQELDIPVKLIGFGEKIDDIGEFHSESFMRGLLEGLV